Part of the Hemiscyllium ocellatum isolate sHemOce1 chromosome 30, sHemOce1.pat.X.cur, whole genome shotgun sequence genome is shown below.
GAGTCCTCTGCAGTGACAATATTCCAATGCTAACTATTAGAATAGAGCTATGAAACATTGATAGATAGTTACCCAGAGATGTCCATGGGCACTGACCAGCATAGCCTTCATTCGTCAGGAGGGGCTCCTTCCTCcatccccagggaaaaaaaacttctatCTCTCCTGCACAGCCTTCAGAACACATTGTGAAAGCTCACACTGcttttctctacatctctgaCATGCTGcagccctgattagaccacacttggaatattgtgttcagttctgggcaccttattataggaaggatgtggaagctttagagagggtgcagaggagatttatcaggatgctgcctggactgcacaGCACATCTTACATAGTAAGGTTGAGAGAGAtagggcttttttcattggaccgaagaaggatgagaggtgacttgacagaggtgtttAAGATattgagaagcatagatagagtgaatagccagccacttattcccagggcagaaatggctatcatgaggggacataattttaagatgactgGAGGAAAGTtttggggagatatcagagggaagttctttacacagagagtggaatgcactgccagcagtggtagtagaaccAGATACATTAGGgtcatttaagcgactcttggataggcacatgggtgatagtaaaatgaagggtacgtaagttagtttgatcttatagtaagataaaaggttggcacaaaatcaaggaccgaagggcctgtactgtgcggTACTGTTATATCTCCAGATTAGACAGTAAATGATGGTCCAGAGTTGCAGGGAGTTCTCTGGGTGCCTTTTTAAACATGGCATCCTGAAGTTGGAGACTGGAAGGTCCTTTTTGGGAGGATAGTGTTTACAGCAAGGTCAGCCAGCTGCACCTCAAAGCAttggagttccctgattggggctcttAACCTagttccaatcagggagccttggctgacataAAAAGGTGGAGTTTCAGGGATACTGATACTTTGGTTCCTGACTCTGTATGAGGTGGTAATATAGActaggactgttcatgtgtaaataaagggtgacttgatgacaagATACCCatctctatggagttatttcagggaaGAGGTGCAGAACTTCCAGTTTGCTCAAAAAAGTTGGTGAATGCAAAGGTAATGAGCTGAGAAGGATATAATTGTGTCAGAAAGGATGTCCTGTCCCTGAGTGGAAATACCAGTCATTTTTAGACCCCCTCCAAACACCCTCAAAGAAAAACAAGATTCCACCTGAAGGATATAGTGTAAAGGAAGGTTAATAATTTTGGCTACACCATAATAGTTATACGAAAATAATTTTTGAGACCAGACAGCACGTATAGGGAGCAGTGTGAAACATCGGAATTAAATATACCCAGACTGgcataagttaaaaaaaaagacatgcaaACATAATATCTTTAACCATTGACCTGCCAGTTTATTTTTCAGAATGCTCCAATCAAGTGCTCTTTTGGGGTGTAAAACAACAATTCAGTAAAACAGTGAGCAATTATTTCACTTCCCTCCCGCTGGTTCTCTCACATCTTCTTCTGAAAGTTTCCTGGCAAATGTATGGTGCAATGAATTCTGGACATATCTTCTCAGTTGGCTACCTTTTACGTTTGTCAGGCTCAAATAGTCATTCTTTAAAGATCAGTGTTATCACAACTGAACCCAATCAGCACCTTACCTCAGGAACAGGCATTCCCATCACTGCAACATTGCCCATCGCTTTCCCAACCTACttcaatgccacccccccccaaccccgcccTACCAACCCACCACCTGACTAATTCTTCTCCACATttttgttatctccagacttcatttctCCATGATCTCTTTAATGGCCTCTTGCCTTTCAAAAAAATTCCCTGTTCGAAACTAAACTACTTGTACATTGACATAAATTACGTCACATTTGCAGACATTGACTTCCTGTCCTCTGGTGCACTGCATTCCTACCCTCATCTTCAAATTCCACTATCCTCTCCAACACCGTCCCTTTCTGCTTTATTCTCACATTCCCCCTTACACCTTTTGCTCCTTTGACTCTTGCCTTTTGTTAACCTGTCTTTCCCTTTATCTCAGCTATAGAGGGTTCAGACACATTGATGCTATAGTTTCTCCCTCTCCTTGAGACCTTGAAACTCTCTACATTCCTTTCTATCTTTGAAAAGGTTCTCAAAATCCATCTGATTGAACAAGGTTTTAGAAACCACTCCATCCATATCGTCCCTTTTCTACCTCTCTGTAAAACACCTTGCAAAAGTGCTGTGCAAATGCGCATTTTTGTTGTGGAAAGctaaaatgcagggttacaaaaaCATTATTGAATATGTTACCCATTGTGTGACGTTATCTCATTATATTAAACAATATGATGCATATCTTTACCAACAGTGATATCAAAAATAACAATAAACAAGTGCAACAAGTCAAATACAGTCAACATTATCTTGGTCCTATCAATTACTACATtttatgttctgaagaagggtcactgtacccaaaaagttaactctgatttctctccacagatgctgccagacctgctgagtctctccagcaatttctgtttttgtgacaaCATTTCATGAGTTGCACATGTTATGTAAAGCTATGTCTCCATCTATATTGGTTTCTGTGGAAATGGTCCTAATGCTCTTCCTGGTACTTTTCCATTTACTCAGACGTTGTGTCAAAAATCTCCTGAACTTCTTGGTCAGAAAGCAATATATGATAGGATCCAGAATGCAGTTCAGACCCATCAAACACAACGTGATTTGGTGTGCATCATTCACTGCCCGCCTGAACACACAGTCCTCTGCCCGCCACAGTCCCAGGACAGTGAGGGTCCAGGGGCCGTGGACCAGATGATGGGGGAGAAAGCAGATGCAGAACACGGTGATGACAGCACACACCATGCGGAAAGCTTGCTTCTTTACCTTCTCACTCCTGCTCGGCTGGGCTGCTTTTGTCGATAGCAGGTTTAGGATGAGCAAGTTGCAGATGATTATTATAAGAAAGGCAATGAAGAAAGCTCCAATCAAGATAAAGTGGATGATGACCACAGGCAAGGCTGAATTCTTATCATATCCTTCGAAGCAACGAATGACACCATTAACATCGTTGGTTCCATCTTGGAAAAGGAAGGGGGCTGCACTGACAATGATTACAGTCCAGATAATTGTTGATATAATAATGCCTCTCTTCCTGCCATTTTTCTGAACTGTCTCGATGGGGTGTGCCACAGCGCAGTATCTGTTATAACTGATCACTGCTAGAAACACAATGGAGCAGTAGGTATTGATAAAAAATAGACAGCCAGCCACTCTGCAGGGGATCTCTCTAAAGATCCAGTGTCCTTTAGTACTGTAGTACACGACCCAAAAAGGAAGCGTCAAGATAAACAGGAGGTCAGCCACACTCAGATTCACCATGAAGATTTTAATCTCGGTCATGCTGTTTGCAGGAGACATCCGGTTAAACACCCACAGCACATAGCAGTTCCCAACGAGTCCTAGGACGAAGACGAGACTATAGACAATAGGAAACAGTATGTATCTGAATTCAGCATCAATGTCACAGCTTGTGTTGCTGTTGTAAGCAAGGCCAATGACAGTGGCACATGAGATGTTATTGTCAAATGAACACATCGTTGATCTTTATGCAGTCCAAATCTTACTGAAATCATCAAGCATTTGCGATATCAATAACACTGAAAGACAAAAAAATTCAGAGATTGATAATTTTCAATTACAAAATGCAAAGATCAGCTGTCAAAAACATTTCAAATGAATAATAGAATAATAAAAGCTCTGTataattttattcttttattcaaTATGGGTGGCAAGCATTTATTCTCATTCCTAATTACCatggagaatgtggtggtgagcctGAGGCACTGTAAGTCCTGTGctgtagggacacccacagtgctgttagtcAGGGAGTCTAACCCAGTAAAAGTGAAGTAAAGGCAGGTTGGTGGGTGacctggagggaaacttgcagatgatggtgttctgTGCATCTGAGGTTCTTTTCCTTCGAGCTGGGAGAATGTGATCTGGAAGGAGCCTGGGTGAGTTGATGTCGTGCATCTttcagatggtacacactgctgctgctgtgcatTGGTGTTGGAAGCAGACAAGGATTAACTTATATacaggacagagactgacaggTTTCTAGATCCTAAAAGGATCAAGAGATTTGGGGATGGAATGGGCAAAAGGATTGGAGTAGAAGGTCACCCATGATCTAGTTGATTGGCGCAGTAGgttcgatggaccaaatggcataTACCTATTCATTTTCTTATGTTTCGATGTAACTGCACCAAAAAGAATATTATTGGGATTTTAAAAATTGAGCCCCTAAATCACATTTTGAGACCTTTTTGACGGCAtctccaatgaaatgattcagGTGTGATAGAAGGTTCGAGGGAAGTGAAAAAACGTTTTAAAGCAAATTTCATTCatattatttttcatcatttaaaaaaatcatgacaATGAGAGGTGATAGTGCTTTGTGGTTTTCTATACGTTACCCTATGTGGAGCGGTTGGGACTTGAATCTTTATGTTCTGGCTCCGAAGTAGCAACATTACcgtgtgccacaagagcccttacTATCATAGGTAACAAGAGTTGAGTTCAAATTGAGTCAGACATCTGGAAGCTTATTAACAACTAACTTTGTACACTAATATGGCATCTCAGACTTAAGTATAGTCCAGATGCTATGCTTACTTAGGTAAGTATAACATCATATTACAGTTAACTGAATGACTTGCTAGCACACTGCCTGGCTACTGCCTAAATGAACAAGGGTACGGCACCAgaggtcatgttaaattgcccacagtgttcaggggaaCTGTAGAGTaatacggtaggggaatgggtctgggtgggatactcttcggagggtcagtgtggacttgttgggccaaaatggcctctttccacactgtaaggattctattctaaAACATGCTTCATAGCCATCTAGCTGCCTTAAAGGTATGGTGCCTTTCTGAGATTGAATCATtccagtgtagaagcaggccattcaacccatcgagacaacaatgaccctctgaaaagtatcccactcagacccccTGCCctgccctactctctccctgcagttcccatggctaacccatatAGTCTGCATATCccaggatactatgggcaatttagcacggccaatccacccaacctgcacatctttggactgtgggaggaaacccactcagatacagagagaatgtacaaactccacaagtcgcccaaggctggaatcaaacctgggtccctggcgttgtgagacagcagtgcaaaccactgagccaccatgccaccccaaaccTTCTCAATAAAGGAACAAAAGATGATTCAATGAGGAGAGTCGCCTAAAAAATGTGAACAACAAGCAGATTTGTTTACTTGTCTTTTATAATCTGTAAACACCTTGCACTCATTATCCTGATCCTTGGTACTGTTCATGTTGTGAACACAAATCCAAGAACAAGAGAAAGGACACAGTCTGTCCTTTCCCAATCACTGAAACGTTCTCTAGCCCTTCAGTTTCTCACCCTAAAGTTTCCTTTCTTCTCACACCCACCTTCTAAGTCTCTTTCCCCTCTGCCTTCATTCCAATATCGTCAgccctagcactgctgcctcacagcgcctgtagacccgggttcaattcccgactcaggcgactgactgtgtggagtttgcacgttctccccgtgtctgcgtgggtttcctccgggtgctccggtttcctcccacagtcacaaagatgtgcaggtcaggtgaattggccaagctaaattgcccgtagtgttaggtaaggggtaaatgtaggagtatgggtgggttgcgcttcggcgggtcggtgtggacttgttgggccgaagggcctgtttccacactgtaagtctaatctaaaaaaaaatctaaatctaatctctTGTTGCATCACAATCTCAAATTTTCTCCTTGAATTGCTCTTGCCCTCCTCTTGCTCTTCAGCATACCTTTGATCAACCTTTGGGTCATTCCACCTATTTCCTTCATTGACCTGGGGTTTATTTCTTCCCTATAAGTCAGTGAATTGGGGTAGGAATATATTTTTGGTGTTAAATGTGCACTGTAAGTGCAAAGTGTATTTATGCTCAGAAGCGTAGTCAGTCGGACATACTTGGGTGTAGATTATAGGAGCGAGGGATGATTAGACTGTTGTTAGAACAGTttccctccacactcaccaccaccaccacccctccctccctcccctgatgaaggccttatgcctaaaacattgactctcctgctcctcggatactgcctgacctgctgtgcttttccagccccatacGTTTTGatctctccagcatcttcagtcctcactttctctctgcaaTTAGATCATATCCAGTTTCAGGTACCCCACTTTATAAGGTCCCAGAGCAGGTGCAGGAAATTAACTAAAACTAAATCAAGGTTGAAGATGTTCATCCACACCATGATTAAAGAATATGAGACTGTCTTCAGGTAGAAAAGAGTTGGTTAAGAGGAAATCTTGACAGGCTGCTCAAAATGATCAGAGGTTATGATAAAATAATTACGGGAAAGTAAAAAGTAATTGAAAGAAACTATTGCCCATTGACTGATTCAATAAACAGTCATGTAGGTTTAAGGTTATCAGCATAATATAAAAAGAGAGATTGGGAGGACAAGAAATATCCTAGCAGAAATCATGGAGGGAACTGAGAGCCCAACTACTCTTCAAAaggaactgaaataactccacagaagctggtatCACCAAGACACCTTTGTTTACAAATGAACAATCCTTGGCTTTAGTGCTGCCTCAGTCAGAGACAGCAATCAGTGTGGCAGTATCTCTGACAATcaccttttgtttcttttttattttatttattacccccacactaccgcccaattgcggtagtgcttatttattccccCGCACCCATGTTATATGAGTGTGTACAGGTGAATgatacagtgagagacacaaggt
Proteins encoded:
- the ptafr gene encoding platelet-activating factor receptor: MCSFDNNISCATVIGLAYNSNTSCDIDAEFRYILFPIVYSLVFVLGLVGNCYVLWVFNRMSPANSMTEIKIFMVNLSVADLLFILTLPFWVVYYSTKGHWIFREIPCRVAGCLFFINTYCSIVFLAVISYNRYCAVAHPIETVQKNGRKRGIIISTIIWTVIIVSAAPFLFQDGTNDVNGVIRCFEGYDKNSALPVVIIHFILIGAFFIAFLIIIICNLLILNLLSTKAAQPSRSEKVKKQAFRMVCAVITVFCICFLPHHLVHGPWTLTVLGLWRAEDCVFRRAVNDAHQITLCLMGLNCILDPIIYCFLTKKFRRFLTQRLSKWKSTRKSIRTISTETNIDGDIALHNMCNS